One stretch of Hymenobacter chitinivorans DSM 11115 DNA includes these proteins:
- a CDS encoding matrixin family metalloprotease, with translation MKKTFLLQWLLAKNLWFCPLALGLLLGAGGARAQGVCLLQPVGLDVRARAAPLVVEASLGPQRVAQTGGHLYTFSQVTVHKVFAGPLPAGPVEIAEPGGTLGLQQERVSATAMLQPGEQGVFFLEPDPANPGLSVFRLYAGPQGFIRYQLPARSATEPFGRYPSIAADLYPALTRLTGQAFRRVQANPAVDSPAPARQPQAAPVVSGFGPQGLVAGNESVLTITGANFGATRGAGRVEFPNADTGGSTYVAANPSDYLLWSDTRIQVRVPSQIAAGGGTAGTGTFRVYNDGGEVGSSPAALVVVYALSTVVPTGGSTPGRPRLLNDDGQGGYTLRYSPGFTARPNAAQSFERALAAWTCATRLRRVVSGTAAPEATAQDNINAVRFGTAVEVPNGVLARTNSYYSGCSSNGIVSFSVIETDYTFNTGTNWQFGGPTRDPATGSQYDFESVALHELGHGQQLSHVIDPPAVMHFAIANGQNKRSLNPATDVVGGQDVLSFSTTNPCPSFAVPVLLPVATSCTAPLALAPATPVAGLALYPSPVENRLRVTGPSPAAAQLTFFDLAGRRVLSRTLAAGQAEVAVGELRPGWYLVEWNDGQQPRRGRMLKR, from the coding sequence GTGAAGAAAACGTTTCTCCTCCAGTGGCTGCTTGCTAAGAATTTATGGTTTTGCCCGCTCGCCCTGGGCCTGCTGCTCGGGGCCGGGGGCGCCCGGGCCCAGGGTGTGTGCCTGCTGCAGCCCGTGGGGCTCGACGTGCGGGCCCGGGCCGCCCCGCTGGTGGTGGAGGCCAGCCTGGGTCCGCAGCGGGTGGCGCAGACCGGCGGCCACCTCTACACGTTTAGCCAGGTGACGGTGCACAAGGTATTTGCCGGGCCGCTGCCGGCTGGCCCAGTGGAAATAGCCGAGCCGGGCGGCACGCTGGGCCTGCAGCAGGAGCGGGTCAGCGCTACGGCCATGCTGCAGCCGGGCGAGCAGGGCGTCTTTTTTCTGGAGCCCGACCCGGCCAACCCCGGGCTTTCCGTCTTTCGGCTGTACGCCGGGCCCCAGGGCTTTATTCGCTACCAGCTGCCGGCCCGCTCGGCCACCGAGCCGTTTGGGCGCTACCCCTCCATTGCCGCCGACCTGTACCCGGCTTTAACCCGCCTCACGGGGCAGGCCTTCCGCCGGGTGCAGGCCAACCCGGCGGTGGACAGCCCGGCCCCGGCGCGGCAGCCGCAGGCCGCGCCGGTTGTCAGCGGGTTTGGGCCCCAAGGCTTGGTGGCCGGCAATGAAAGCGTGCTGACCATTACCGGGGCCAATTTCGGCGCCACCCGGGGCGCGGGCCGGGTCGAGTTTCCCAACGCCGACACCGGCGGCTCGACCTACGTGGCGGCCAACCCGAGCGACTACCTGCTCTGGTCGGATACCCGAATTCAGGTGCGGGTACCGTCGCAGATTGCCGCGGGCGGGGGCACGGCCGGCACGGGAACTTTCCGGGTGTATAACGACGGGGGCGAAGTGGGGAGCAGTCCGGCGGCGCTGGTCGTGGTGTATGCCCTGAGCACGGTGGTGCCCACCGGTGGCAGCACGCCGGGAAGGCCCCGGTTGCTCAACGACGACGGCCAGGGCGGCTATACCCTGCGCTACAGCCCCGGCTTTACGGCCCGCCCCAACGCGGCTCAGTCGTTTGAGCGGGCCCTGGCCGCCTGGACCTGCGCCACCCGCCTGCGCCGGGTGGTGAGCGGCACGGCCGCCCCCGAGGCCACGGCCCAGGACAACATAAACGCCGTGCGGTTTGGGACGGCCGTGGAAGTGCCCAACGGCGTGCTGGCCCGCACCAACTCCTACTACTCGGGCTGCAGCAGCAACGGCATCGTGTCTTTCTCCGTCATCGAAACCGATTACACCTTCAACACCGGCACCAACTGGCAGTTTGGCGGGCCCACCCGCGACCCGGCCACCGGCAGCCAGTACGACTTCGAAAGCGTGGCCTTGCACGAGCTTGGGCACGGGCAGCAGCTGAGCCACGTCATCGACCCGCCGGCGGTGATGCACTTCGCCATTGCCAACGGCCAGAACAAGCGCAGCCTGAACCCGGCTACCGACGTGGTGGGCGGGCAGGACGTGCTCAGCTTCAGCACCACGAACCCCTGTCCCAGCTTTGCCGTGCCGGTGCTGCTGCCGGTAGCTACCAGCTGCACCGCCCCGCTGGCCCTGGCTCCGGCCACCCCCGTAGCAGGCTTAGCGCTTTACCCGTCGCCGGTCGAAAACCGGCTGCGCGTGACCGGGCCCTCGCCGGCCGCGGCTCAGCTCACCTTTTTCGACTTGGCCGGGCGCCGGGTGCTGAGCCGGACACTGGCGGCCGGGCAGGCTGAGGTAGCAGTGGGGGAGCTGCGGCCGGGCTGGTACCTGGTGGAGTGGAATGATGGGCAGCAGCCGCGGCGGGGCCGGATGCTGAAGCGGTAA